A stretch of the uncultured Bacteroides sp. genome encodes the following:
- a CDS encoding UDP-2,3-diacylglucosamine diphosphatase, whose protein sequence is MTKKVYFLSDAHLGSRAIEHGRTQERRLVNFLESIRHDAAAIYLIGDMFDFWYEFKLVVPKGYTRFLGKLSELTDSGIEIHYFIGNHDIWCGDYLEKECGLILHREPLTTEIMGKEFYLAHGDGLGDPDKSFKLLRSLFHSHTLQVLFSALHPRWSVELGLSWAKKSRMKRVDGKEPDYMGEDKEFLVLYTKEYLKMHPTINYFIYGHRHIMLDLMLSSTSRVTILGDWINFFSYAVFDGQNLFLDEYIEGEK, encoded by the coding sequence ATGACGAAAAAGGTTTATTTCCTGTCGGATGCTCATCTTGGGTCGCGCGCTATAGAACATGGCCGTACGCAAGAACGCCGTTTGGTGAACTTTTTGGAAAGTATTCGCCACGATGCTGCCGCAATTTATCTGATAGGAGATATGTTCGACTTCTGGTACGAATTTAAGTTGGTTGTGCCCAAAGGTTATACTCGCTTTCTAGGAAAGCTTTCTGAATTAACTGATTCCGGAATTGAGATTCACTATTTTATAGGTAATCATGATATATGGTGTGGTGATTATCTGGAAAAAGAATGCGGACTGATTCTTCACCGTGAACCATTAACCACGGAGATTATGGGGAAAGAGTTTTATCTGGCTCATGGTGATGGACTTGGTGATCCTGATAAATCATTTAAGCTGCTTCGGAGTCTGTTCCATAGCCATACGCTTCAGGTTTTGTTTTCGGCTTTGCATCCTCGCTGGAGTGTGGAGCTGGGACTTAGCTGGGCTAAGAAAAGCCGGATGAAAAGAGTGGATGGCAAGGAGCCTGACTATATGGGTGAAGATAAAGAGTTTCTTGTTCTTTATACGAAAGAGTATCTGAAAATGCACCCAACGATAAATTACTTTATATATGGGCATCGGCATATTATGCTCGATCTGATGCTTTCTTCCACTTCACGGGTTACCATTCTTGGTGATTGGATAAACTTCTTCTCGTATGCTGTGTTCGACGGACAGAATCTTTTTCTGGATGAGTACATTGAAGGAGAGAAATAA
- the efp gene encoding elongation factor P, with protein sequence MINSQDIKNGTCIRMDGKLYFCIEFLHVKPGKGNTIMRTKLKDVVSGRVIDRTFQVGFKLEDVRVERRPFQFLYKEGEDYIFMNQESYDQAPIAKNLITGVDFLKEGNVVEVVSDASTETVLFAELPVKVVLAVTYTEPGLKGDTATNATKPATLETGATVRVPLFVNEGELIEVDTRDGSYQGRVKA encoded by the coding sequence ATGATCAATTCACAAGACATCAAAAACGGAACTTGTATCCGTATGGACGGAAAGCTCTATTTCTGCATTGAATTTCTACATGTAAAACCAGGGAAAGGTAATACTATCATGCGTACAAAGTTGAAAGACGTTGTATCTGGTCGTGTTATTGACCGTACATTTCAGGTTGGTTTCAAATTGGAAGATGTACGTGTTGAGCGTCGTCCTTTTCAATTCCTATATAAAGAAGGAGAAGATTATATTTTCATGAATCAGGAATCATATGATCAGGCTCCTATTGCTAAGAACTTGATTACAGGCGTTGATTTTCTGAAAGAAGGTAATGTGGTGGAAGTTGTTTCTGATGCTTCAACTGAAACAGTTCTTTTTGCAGAACTTCCTGTAAAGGTGGTTTTGGCAGTAACTTACACCGAACCAGGATTGAAAGGCGATACAGCTACAAACGCTACTAAACCAGCTACACTTGAAACTGGCGCTACTGTACGTGTTCCTTTGTTTGTTAATGAAGGCGAACTTATTGAAGTAGATACTCGCGATGGTTCTTACCAAGGTCGTGTGAAAGCTTAA
- a CDS encoding porin family protein, which produces MKTIQNRPYIDQRRLHYGFMIGIHTQDLKFINNGFITENGESWFADVASYSPGFSVGVLGELYLTKSLALRTIPTLHFGDKVVIFKEQASKEETRQQIKSTYLSLPVDLKFSAERFNNYRPYIMAGINPTIDLSIKKNSTLLLKSADCYLEAGVGCDFYLPYFKLIPELKFCFGLSNLLQSVRTDLNDKSLLKYTQSIDKINSRMIVLSFYFE; this is translated from the coding sequence ATGAAAACTATTCAGAACCGACCTTATATTGACCAAAGGAGGCTACATTATGGTTTCATGATTGGTATACACACCCAGGATCTGAAATTCATAAACAATGGATTTATCACAGAAAATGGTGAATCATGGTTTGCAGACGTAGCAAGTTACTCTCCTGGGTTTAGTGTTGGTGTATTAGGTGAGCTCTATTTAACGAAGAGCTTGGCACTTCGTACTATTCCCACCCTTCATTTTGGCGACAAGGTAGTTATATTCAAGGAGCAAGCCAGTAAAGAAGAGACTAGGCAGCAAATAAAATCCACTTACCTGTCTCTCCCGGTAGATTTAAAATTCAGTGCAGAACGGTTCAACAACTACAGGCCATACATCATGGCAGGCATTAACCCCACCATTGACTTAAGCATCAAGAAGAACAGCACACTGTTGCTTAAAAGCGCAGACTGTTACTTAGAAGCCGGCGTAGGATGTGATTTTTACCTTCCTTATTTTAAGCTTATCCCAGAACTTAAATTTTGCTTTGGACTGAGTAATCTTTTACAGTCTGTCAGAACAGATTTAAATGATAAATCGCTCTTAAAATACACACAATCCATCGATAAGATTAATTCCCGGATGATCGTATTGTCTTTCTATTTTGAATAA
- a CDS encoding glycoside hydrolase family 3 N-terminal domain-containing protein — MKRTFAVAIAVLFAIAMRAQVEPLLVYKVAQQKTCQDWVEKTLSGMSQKEKVGQLFIYTVAPEMTKANKKVIRKAVHVSKIGGLLFSGGHLENQAQLTNLAQSLADIPLMITFDGEWGLSMRLKYTPVFPKNVVLGCIQNDRLLYEYGQEVARQCKEMGVTVNFAPVADVNRNPNNPVINVRSFGEEPHAVADKVIAYAQGLESNGVLSVAKHFPGHGDTDVDSHLALPILPFTRERLDSVELYPFKQYIKAGLGGIMVGHLQVPIMEPNKLFPSSLSRNIVYGLLADELRFQGLIFTDALAMKGVASADRVCLHALLAGNDMVLAPQDVEIEVQSVLKALKNGEISQEDIDRKCRKVLLYKYALGLTKAPKVSLSGLEERINTANSEALIHKLRMAAITVLGNREQELPFRTSYDEIALVNVGGYSTDSVFVETVKKYAPVKYYQLTYEMNDSLMQAMKHELSLHKRVIVSITDKDLKPYLHFFSALSVSQPAVYVFFTPFTAMEQLQIPLSVASAVVLGHSADNDVQAQVGNVLFAKAAADGRLSASVGTLYSPGDGVTINPNTDFRNTPEDFGMNSTTLARIDSIVKDGIRAEAFPGCQVLVLKDGKAVYDKDFGNYTYDGDQKVKSTSMYDLASLSKTTGTLLAIMKLYDKGLLSLTDKASKYLAFLRGTDKEDITIKELLFHETGLPPSLPFYRLAIDETSYESPLFVAKKDSKHSIKADENTYASSSFKFKEGWTSATPSDEFTMHVAENLYVNKKFHEAAMNMIAQAPLKAKKYVYSCINFIVLKEIAETISGMSMDQFLNKEYYAPMKLYHMCYLPLRTHNKEDIVPTVKNDFLRGGTIQGFVHDEAAAFLGGVSGNAGLFASAHDVAKVYQMLLNGGELNGKRYLSKATCKLFTTTASASGRRGLGYDKPVPSNPNNSPCCVSAPAAVYGHTGFTGTCCWVDPVNGLVYVFLSNRTYPDRSDNKLSKMNIRTNIQELIYKSMK, encoded by the coding sequence ATGAAAAGAACATTTGCAGTAGCTATTGCTGTTTTATTTGCAATAGCAATGAGGGCTCAGGTAGAACCTTTGTTGGTCTATAAAGTCGCACAGCAAAAGACTTGTCAGGATTGGGTAGAAAAAACGTTATCCGGAATGAGCCAAAAAGAAAAAGTGGGTCAGCTTTTTATTTATACTGTGGCACCGGAGATGACCAAAGCGAATAAAAAAGTAATTCGCAAAGCTGTTCACGTAAGTAAGATAGGTGGATTGCTATTTTCGGGCGGACATTTGGAGAATCAGGCTCAGTTGACCAATTTAGCACAGTCGCTGGCCGATATTCCATTGATGATTACATTTGATGGAGAGTGGGGGCTGTCCATGCGATTAAAATATACGCCGGTATTTCCTAAAAATGTTGTTCTAGGATGTATTCAGAATGATAGATTGCTTTATGAATATGGACAAGAGGTTGCACGGCAATGTAAAGAGATGGGAGTTACTGTGAATTTTGCTCCCGTTGCCGACGTAAACCGTAACCCTAATAATCCGGTGATTAATGTGCGATCCTTTGGAGAGGAACCACATGCGGTGGCCGATAAAGTAATAGCTTATGCTCAGGGACTGGAAAGTAATGGAGTACTCTCAGTTGCAAAACACTTTCCGGGGCATGGTGATACAGATGTTGATTCTCATTTAGCTTTACCTATATTGCCTTTTACCAGGGAACGATTGGATAGTGTGGAGCTTTATCCTTTCAAGCAATACATTAAAGCTGGATTAGGAGGTATTATGGTGGGGCATCTTCAGGTTCCTATCATGGAACCTAACAAGCTGTTCCCTTCTTCTCTTTCACGAAATATTGTTTACGGTTTGTTAGCTGATGAATTGCGCTTTCAGGGACTCATTTTTACTGATGCTTTGGCCATGAAGGGTGTGGCTTCTGCCGATAGAGTTTGTTTGCACGCATTGCTGGCTGGAAATGATATGGTTCTGGCTCCTCAGGATGTGGAAATAGAGGTGCAAAGTGTACTTAAAGCATTGAAAAATGGTGAAATAAGCCAGGAAGATATTGATAGAAAGTGTAGAAAGGTATTGCTCTACAAGTATGCATTAGGACTGACAAAGGCTCCTAAGGTTAGCTTGTCCGGTTTGGAAGAACGTATCAATACGGCAAATTCAGAAGCACTGATTCATAAACTCAGAATGGCGGCTATAACTGTTCTGGGTAATAGGGAACAGGAACTTCCTTTCCGGACATCGTATGATGAAATAGCTTTGGTGAATGTAGGCGGGTATTCTACGGATTCTGTTTTTGTGGAGACGGTGAAAAAATATGCACCGGTGAAATATTATCAGTTGACTTATGAAATGAATGATTCTTTGATGCAGGCAATGAAACATGAGTTGTCATTGCACAAAAGGGTAATAGTAAGCATAACTGATAAAGATTTGAAACCTTATCTTCACTTTTTCTCAGCGCTTTCAGTCAGTCAGCCTGCAGTATATGTGTTCTTTACTCCATTTACTGCTATGGAACAGCTTCAGATACCTCTCTCTGTTGCTTCAGCCGTTGTGTTGGGACATTCTGCCGATAATGATGTTCAGGCTCAGGTGGGTAACGTACTTTTTGCAAAGGCCGCAGCTGACGGGCGTTTGTCGGCAAGTGTGGGAACTCTCTACAGTCCCGGTGATGGAGTAACAATCAATCCTAATACTGATTTCCGCAACACCCCGGAAGATTTTGGGATGAACTCTACCACTTTGGCGCGTATTGATTCCATTGTTAAGGACGGTATCAGAGCTGAGGCTTTCCCTGGCTGTCAGGTATTGGTTCTCAAGGATGGTAAAGCTGTTTATGATAAAGACTTTGGAAATTATACCTACGATGGAGATCAGAAAGTGAAATCGACAAGCATGTATGATCTTGCTTCTCTTTCGAAGACTACGGGAACACTACTTGCTATAATGAAACTGTATGATAAAGGTCTGCTTAGTCTCACAGATAAAGCGTCTAAATATCTTGCGTTTCTGCGTGGAACAGATAAAGAAGATATTACAATAAAGGAACTTTTGTTTCATGAAACAGGTTTGCCGCCTTCGCTTCCATTCTATCGGCTTGCGATAGATGAAACCAGTTATGAGAGTCCTTTATTTGTGGCAAAGAAGGATTCAAAGCATAGCATAAAGGCAGATGAGAATACTTATGCCAGTTCTTCTTTTAAATTTAAAGAGGGGTGGACCTCAGCTACTCCTTCGGATGAGTTTACTATGCATGTGGCTGAAAATCTTTATGTGAATAAGAAGTTTCACGAAGCGGCAATGAATATGATTGCTCAGGCTCCTTTGAAAGCAAAGAAATATGTATATAGTTGCATTAACTTTATAGTCCTGAAAGAAATAGCGGAAACTATTAGTGGAATGTCTATGGATCAATTTCTGAATAAAGAGTATTATGCTCCGATGAAGCTATATCATATGTGCTATCTGCCTTTGCGTACACATAATAAAGAGGATATTGTGCCTACAGTCAAGAATGATTTCTTAAGAGGAGGTACTATTCAGGGATTCGTGCATGATGAGGCTGCAGCCTTCCTGGGGGGAGTGTCAGGTAATGCCGGATTGTTTGCCTCTGCACATGATGTTGCTAAGGTGTACCAGATGTTGCTTAATGGAGGTGAATTAAATGGAAAGCGCTATTTGAGCAAAGCAACATGCAAACTCTTCACGACAACAGCATCAGCAAGTGGTAGGCGAGGTTTGGGATATGATAAACCTGTTCCCTCAAATCCGAATAATAGTCCTTGTTGCGTCTCTGCTCCGGCTGCAGTCTATGGACATACCGGTTTTACAGGAACATGTTGCTGGGTAGATCCTGTTAATGGCTTGGTTTATGTTTTTCTGAGTAATCGTACTTATCCTGATAGATCGGATAATAAATTGTCGAAAATGAATATAAGAACGAATATACAAGAACTGATTTATAAATCAATGAAGTAG
- a CDS encoding 4Fe-4S binding protein: protein MAYVISDDCIACGTCIDECPVEAISEGDIYSINPEICTDCGTCADVCPSEAIHPAN from the coding sequence ATGGCTTACGTAATTAGTGATGACTGTATTGCTTGCGGAACTTGTATTGATGAGTGTCCAGTAGAAGCTATCTCTGAAGGTGATATCTATTCTATCAATCCAGAAATCTGTACAGATTGTGGAACTTGTGCTGATGTTTGTCCTTCAGAAGCAATACACCCTGCAAATTAA
- a CDS encoding iron-sulfur cluster assembly protein, whose protein sequence is MTKFEIEEKIVEMIKTVYDPEIPVNIYDLGLIYKIDVAESGDTVIDMTLTAPNCPAVDFIVEDVRQKVESVEGVTSATINIVFEPEWDKEMMSDEAKLELGFL, encoded by the coding sequence ATGACTAAGTTTGAAATTGAAGAAAAAATAGTTGAGATGATAAAAACGGTATATGATCCCGAAATTCCGGTCAATATCTATGATCTCGGATTGATTTATAAAATAGATGTTGCAGAGAGTGGAGATACAGTTATCGATATGACACTGACTGCTCCTAATTGTCCTGCTGTAGATTTTATTGTGGAAGATGTTCGTCAAAAAGTGGAGTCTGTGGAGGGGGTAACTTCTGCAACCATTAATATTGTCTTTGAGCCTGAATGGGATAAAGAGATGATGAGTGACGAAGCTAAGCTGGAACTAGGGTTCTTATAA
- a CDS encoding 5'-nucleotidase gives MRTFELNKTFGILCLTGMFFFSACQSTYRLANVQGSKVVITDAYDKAPDSNAVAVLAPYKLKVDSIMSPVIGTCEIDMTSGHPESLLSNLVADVLWTYSNSIPGQTVDAAVINLGGLRSNLPKGEITFGTVYEILPFENTLCILSLKGKYLKSLFNDIAKVGGQGVSHVKLLISKSYNAELLGASVGGKEIDDEKVYTVATIDYLAEGNDGLVSFLRAEKRVCPEGATIRKIFLDYVKGKTAKGETITSELDGRIQVKK, from the coding sequence ATGCGTACATTTGAATTAAATAAAACTTTTGGAATTCTCTGTTTAACAGGGATGTTTTTTTTCTCCGCTTGTCAGTCTACTTACAGGTTGGCCAATGTGCAGGGAAGTAAGGTGGTAATAACAGATGCTTATGATAAAGCACCCGATAGTAATGCTGTTGCCGTGTTGGCTCCTTACAAGTTGAAAGTAGATAGTATAATGTCACCAGTGATAGGTACTTGTGAAATAGATATGACATCGGGACATCCGGAAAGTCTTCTGTCTAACCTTGTGGCAGATGTTCTATGGACTTACTCAAACTCTATTCCGGGGCAAACAGTTGATGCTGCCGTTATTAATCTGGGAGGGTTGAGGAGCAATCTTCCCAAAGGGGAGATCACATTTGGCACTGTTTATGAAATACTACCTTTTGAAAACACTCTCTGTATCCTTAGCCTGAAAGGAAAGTATTTGAAATCTTTGTTCAATGATATTGCGAAAGTGGGTGGTCAAGGTGTTAGCCATGTGAAACTGTTGATTTCAAAATCGTATAATGCAGAACTACTTGGTGCTTCTGTTGGAGGAAAAGAGATAGATGATGAGAAGGTCTATACGGTGGCAACAATTGATTATCTGGCAGAAGGGAATGATGGCTTGGTTTCTTTTCTAAGAGCAGAAAAGCGTGTTTGCCCGGAAGGTGCTACCATAAGAAAAATATTTCTTGATTATGTGAAAGGAAAAACAGCTAAAGGTGAAACAATTACTTCTGAATTAGACGGCAGAATTCAGGTGAAAAAATAA
- the radC gene encoding DNA repair protein RadC, whose protein sequence is MKEKLTINQWAEEDRPREKMLEKGIGALTDAELLAILIGSGNTEETAVELMRRVLASCNHNLNELGKLSVDELCAFKGIGPAKAISLVAASELGKRRKLAELTERNQITCSTDVYNLMHPLMCDLPTEECWVLLLNQSNKVIDKIKISSGGISETSVDVRCVLREALMKRAVSMILCHNHPSGNVRSSVEDDKLTTRIREAGNFMNINLADHVIVCDGRYYSYVDEGRI, encoded by the coding sequence ATGAAAGAAAAACTGACTATTAATCAGTGGGCGGAAGAAGATCGGCCCAGAGAAAAGATGTTGGAAAAAGGAATCGGTGCCTTAACGGACGCTGAATTGCTGGCTATCCTTATTGGCTCCGGCAATACCGAGGAAACTGCGGTGGAACTAATGCGCAGGGTACTGGCCTCGTGCAATCACAATCTGAATGAGCTTGGAAAACTTTCCGTAGATGAATTGTGTGCTTTTAAAGGCATCGGCCCGGCAAAGGCAATATCTCTGGTAGCCGCTTCTGAGTTGGGAAAGCGAAGAAAACTCGCTGAACTGACGGAACGCAATCAGATAACCTGTTCAACTGATGTTTATAACCTGATGCATCCCTTGATGTGCGATTTGCCTACGGAAGAGTGCTGGGTTTTACTTCTGAATCAGTCGAACAAGGTGATTGATAAGATAAAGATTAGTTCCGGTGGCATTAGCGAAACATCTGTGGATGTGAGGTGTGTTTTGAGAGAAGCATTGATGAAGCGTGCTGTTTCTATGATTCTGTGTCACAACCATCCATCGGGGAATGTGCGTTCCAGTGTGGAAGATGACAAGCTGACCACCAGGATTCGGGAAGCGGGTAACTTCATGAACATAAACCTGGCCGATCATGTTATTGTTTGCGATGGCCGATACTACAGCTATGTGGACGAAGGTCGTATTTAA
- the rplS gene encoding 50S ribosomal protein L19 — translation MDFIKIAEEAFATGKQHPSFKAGDTITVAYRITEGNKERVQQYRGVVIKISGHGDKKRFTVRKMSGTIGVERIFPLESPFIDSIEVNKIGKVRRAKLYYLRALTGKKARIKEKRVITTNA, via the coding sequence ATGGATTTTATTAAAATTGCAGAAGAAGCATTTGCTACCGGGAAACAGCACCCAAGCTTCAAAGCTGGAGACACTATCACAGTAGCTTATCGTATTACTGAAGGTAACAAAGAACGTGTACAGCAGTACCGTGGTGTTGTTATCAAAATTTCAGGTCATGGAGACAAAAAACGTTTCACTGTTCGTAAAATGTCCGGAACTATTGGTGTAGAAAGAATTTTCCCACTAGAATCTCCGTTCATCGATAGTATCGAAGTGAATAAAATTGGTAAAGTTCGCAGAGCTAAATTATATTACCTTCGCGCTCTTACCGGTAAAAAAGCAAGAATCAAAGAAAAAAGAGTTATTACTACAAACGCTTAA
- a CDS encoding metallophosphatase has translation MKQLLLLITSIIICFDLSAQQVKELTILHTNDTHSHVEPINKNDANKDQADKGGYVRRASFIKQMRAEDKDLLLFDCGDFSQGTPYYNMFKGEVEIKLMNEMEYDAATIGNHEFDFGLDNMARLFKMAKFPFVCANYEVKGTVLENLVKPYVVIERKGMKIGIFGLSPKMEGLVQAEKCEGIIYEDPYAVANKVAAYLKGHEHCCAVICLSHLGWKASANNPECDEELAAKTRNIDLILGGHSHSLIDPAVYYKNLDGKEIPVTQAGKNGIYVGKLNLNFERK, from the coding sequence ATGAAACAACTATTATTGTTAATAACATCGATAATTATATGCTTTGATCTTTCTGCTCAGCAGGTAAAAGAGTTGACTATTCTTCATACAAATGATACTCACAGCCATGTTGAACCCATTAACAAGAATGATGCCAACAAGGATCAGGCTGATAAAGGAGGATATGTGAGAAGGGCTTCCTTTATTAAACAAATGAGGGCTGAGGATAAAGATTTACTATTGTTTGATTGCGGTGATTTCTCACAGGGAACTCCTTACTACAATATGTTTAAAGGTGAGGTGGAGATTAAGCTGATGAATGAAATGGAATATGATGCCGCTACAATAGGAAATCATGAGTTTGACTTTGGGCTTGATAATATGGCTCGTCTTTTTAAAATGGCAAAATTCCCGTTTGTATGTGCGAATTATGAGGTGAAAGGTACAGTTCTGGAAAACCTTGTAAAACCTTATGTTGTTATTGAACGTAAAGGAATGAAAATAGGGATATTTGGATTAAGCCCTAAAATGGAGGGACTTGTACAGGCAGAGAAGTGTGAAGGCATTATTTATGAAGATCCCTATGCTGTGGCCAATAAGGTAGCAGCGTATTTGAAAGGTCATGAACACTGCTGTGCTGTGATTTGTCTTTCACATTTAGGTTGGAAAGCGTCGGCTAATAATCCGGAATGTGATGAAGAACTGGCTGCTAAAACACGGAATATAGATTTGATTCTTGGTGGACATTCACATTCGTTGATTGACCCCGCTGTATATTACAAGAACCTGGATGGCAAAGAAATTCCTGTAACTCAGGCTGGGAAGAATGGCATTTACGTAGGAAAGCTAAACCTGAATTTTGAAAGAAAATAA
- a CDS encoding glycosyltransferase: protein MFYSVIIPVYNRPDEVNELLLSLTKQRFKDFEVLVIEDGSVIPCEEVVKMYSEALDVKYFFKPNSGPGQTRNFGAERSKGDYLIILDSDCIIPEGYFDAVEAGLKREPADAFGGPDRADNSFSDMQKAINYAMTSFFTTGGIRGGKKKLDKFYPRSFNMGVKRDVYMKLEGFSKMRFGEDIDFSIRIFKSNYICRLFPDAWVYHKRRTDLRKFFKQVHNSGIARINLFKKYPESLKLVHLLPAVFTAGLLFLLIVSCLTLLGIIPILFYALIILIDASLQTRKFKIGLISVVASFIQLTGYGSGFILAWWKRVVLKKDEFSAFEKNFYK, encoded by the coding sequence ATGTTCTACTCCGTTATTATTCCTGTATATAATCGTCCGGATGAAGTGAATGAACTTCTTTTGAGTCTTACAAAACAGCGTTTTAAGGATTTTGAAGTGCTGGTTATAGAAGATGGATCTGTCATTCCTTGTGAGGAGGTGGTGAAAATGTATAGCGAGGCTTTGGATGTGAAATATTTCTTCAAGCCCAATTCCGGTCCGGGTCAGACTCGTAATTTTGGGGCTGAACGTAGCAAAGGGGATTACCTTATCATCCTGGATTCGGATTGTATTATTCCTGAAGGATATTTCGATGCAGTTGAGGCCGGACTGAAAAGGGAGCCGGCGGATGCCTTTGGTGGCCCCGACCGTGCGGATAATTCTTTTTCGGATATGCAAAAGGCAATAAACTATGCAATGACTTCCTTCTTTACTACAGGAGGTATTCGTGGTGGAAAGAAGAAACTGGATAAGTTCTATCCTCGTAGCTTTAACATGGGAGTAAAACGCGATGTCTATATGAAGCTGGAGGGCTTCTCTAAAATGCGTTTTGGTGAAGATATTGATTTTAGCATCCGTATTTTTAAAAGCAATTACATTTGCCGGTTGTTTCCTGATGCCTGGGTTTATCACAAACGCCGTACGGATTTGAGGAAATTCTTTAAACAGGTTCATAACTCAGGTATTGCCCGTATTAATCTATTTAAAAAATACCCTGAATCTTTAAAACTGGTTCATCTCTTACCAGCTGTTTTCACAGCAGGACTTTTGTTCCTTTTAATTGTTTCGTGCCTTACTCTTTTGGGGATAATTCCTATTCTATTTTATGCTCTGATTATTCTTATTGATGCCTCTTTGCAGACCCGGAAGTTTAAGATTGGGCTGATTTCTGTCGTTGCCTCTTTTATTCAGCTAACAGGTTATGGCTCCGGATTTATTCTGGCTTGGTGGAAAAGAGTTGTGTTGAAGAAAGATGAATTCTCAGCGTTTGAGAAGAACTTTTATAAATAA
- a CDS encoding pyridoxal phosphate-dependent aminotransferase → MNQLSDRLNSLSPSETLAMSQKSNELKAQGIDVINLSVGEPDFFTPDHIKEAAKKAIDDNFSFYSPVPGYLPLRKAIAAKLKNENGLDYKPEQIVCSNGAKQSVCNTLLCIIGPDDEVIIPAPYWVSYIEMVKLAEGKSVIVPAGIEQNFKITPAQLEAAITPKTKAIILCSPSNPTGSVYSKAELKGLVNVLVKYPNIMVIADEIYEHINYIGKHESIAQFPEIKERVALINGVSKAYAMTGWRLGFVAAPEWLAKASNKLQGQYTSGPSSIAQKASEAAFAGDQAPVEEMRKAFERRRNLVLGLIKEIPGLECNTPDGAFYVFPKCNTYFGTSFGDRKINDSADLAMYLLEEGHVACVGGVAFGAPECIRLSYATSDENLVEAIKRIKQALANLK, encoded by the coding sequence ATGAACCAACTTTCAGACCGTTTGAACAGCCTTTCTCCTTCAGAGACTTTAGCTATGTCTCAGAAGAGCAATGAGTTAAAAGCTCAGGGCATTGATGTCATCAACCTTAGTGTAGGAGAACCAGATTTCTTTACTCCAGACCATATTAAGGAAGCTGCTAAAAAAGCTATTGATGACAATTTCTCATTTTATTCTCCCGTACCAGGCTACTTGCCTCTTCGTAAAGCTATTGCAGCTAAATTAAAGAATGAAAATGGCCTGGATTATAAACCTGAACAAATTGTTTGTTCAAATGGAGCAAAACAATCTGTATGCAATACCTTATTGTGTATTATTGGCCCGGATGACGAAGTAATTATACCGGCTCCATATTGGGTTAGCTATATTGAAATGGTAAAACTAGCTGAAGGTAAGAGCGTTATTGTTCCTGCAGGCATAGAGCAAAACTTCAAAATCACACCAGCTCAATTAGAAGCAGCTATCACTCCAAAAACCAAAGCTATTATTCTTTGTTCTCCATCCAATCCAACAGGTAGTGTTTATAGCAAAGCCGAATTAAAAGGATTAGTCAATGTATTAGTGAAATATCCCAATATCATGGTTATTGCCGATGAGATTTATGAACACATCAACTACATCGGAAAGCATGAAAGTATTGCTCAATTTCCAGAAATTAAAGAACGTGTTGCTTTGATCAACGGAGTATCTAAAGCCTATGCAATGACAGGCTGGAGACTTGGTTTTGTTGCAGCTCCTGAATGGTTGGCAAAAGCAAGTAATAAACTCCAGGGACAATATACATCAGGCCCTTCTTCTATTGCACAGAAAGCATCTGAAGCTGCATTTGCCGGAGATCAGGCACCTGTTGAAGAGATGCGCAAAGCATTTGAACGTCGCCGCAATCTTGTTCTTGGATTAATAAAAGAAATCCCGGGACTTGAATGCAACACTCCTGATGGTGCTTTCTATGTATTTCCAAAATGTAACACCTATTTCGGAACATCATTCGGAGATCGTAAAATCAATGATTCAGCAGATTTAGCTATGTACTTATTAGAAGAAGGACACGTAGCTTGTGTTGGCGGTGTTGCATTCGGAGCACCTGAATGTATCCGTTTATCTTATGCTACATCAGACGAGAATCTGGTAGAAGCTATCAAAAGAATTAAGCAAGCACTTGCAAACCTGAAATAA